In Methylobacterium aquaticum, the following are encoded in one genomic region:
- a CDS encoding ATP-binding protein, whose protein sequence is MTISVEMGVASGRPAALDLEELLATRLLVQGNSGSGKSHLLRRLLEQSAPHVQQVVIDPEGDFVTLADAHGHVVVEGDHGEADLQRIAARVRAHRVSVVLTLESLDVEAQMRAAAAFLGGLFEAERDHWYPVLVVVDEAQLFAPAAAGEVSDEARKASLGAMTNLMCRGRKRGLAGIIATQRLAKLAKNVAAEASNFLMGRTFLDIDMARAADLLGLERRQAESFRDLERGHFIALGPALSKRPLPIAIGPVATSARSSSPKLVPLPSPAAGGDLRELILTPSENEAIWTPAPRPAPTPRATPADLLQQLAQYRPPEPVEVAPSMSEAEREAALADILREIAADPDGAHHPIAVLYQDFLVRCRMRRLPGEPLDLGRFRRRLAIARAGVDGEAAEGEEADAVMAACAGLPEEVQGLFLLLARAARAGAPCPSDDALARAIGSRSPGRARRLLAYVESRGAAVCRTDFRGNRVVALPALGCETAPGNPKGGTEEPAGLFAAE, encoded by the coding sequence ATGACGATCAGCGTCGAGATGGGGGTGGCGAGCGGCCGGCCGGCCGCCCTCGACCTGGAGGAGCTGCTGGCGACGCGCTTGCTGGTCCAGGGCAATTCCGGCTCGGGCAAGTCGCACCTCCTGCGCCGCCTGCTGGAGCAGAGCGCGCCGCACGTGCAGCAGGTGGTGATCGACCCCGAGGGCGATTTCGTCACCCTGGCCGACGCCCACGGCCACGTCGTGGTGGAGGGCGACCACGGCGAGGCCGATCTCCAGCGCATCGCCGCGCGGGTGCGGGCGCACCGGGTCTCGGTGGTGCTGACGCTGGAGAGCCTCGACGTGGAGGCGCAGATGCGCGCTGCCGCGGCCTTCCTCGGCGGCCTGTTCGAGGCCGAGCGCGACCATTGGTACCCGGTCCTGGTGGTGGTCGACGAGGCGCAGCTCTTCGCCCCGGCCGCCGCCGGCGAGGTCTCGGACGAGGCCCGCAAGGCGTCGCTGGGCGCGATGACCAACCTGATGTGCCGCGGCCGCAAGCGGGGTCTCGCCGGCATCATCGCGACGCAGCGCCTCGCCAAGCTCGCCAAGAACGTCGCGGCGGAAGCCTCGAACTTCCTGATGGGCCGCACCTTCCTCGACATCGACATGGCGCGGGCCGCCGACCTGCTCGGCCTCGAGCGCCGCCAGGCCGAGAGCTTCCGCGATCTCGAGCGCGGCCACTTCATCGCCCTCGGCCCCGCCCTGTCAAAGCGCCCGCTGCCGATCGCCATCGGGCCGGTCGCGACCTCGGCCCGCTCGTCGAGCCCCAAGCTCGTGCCGCTGCCGAGCCCGGCCGCCGGCGGCGACTTGCGCGAGCTGATCCTGACGCCGTCCGAGAACGAGGCGATCTGGACCCCGGCCCCCCGCCCGGCCCCGACCCCGCGGGCGACACCGGCCGACCTGTTGCAGCAGCTCGCCCAGTACCGCCCGCCGGAGCCGGTCGAGGTGGCGCCGAGCATGAGCGAGGCGGAGCGGGAGGCGGCGCTCGCCGACATCCTGCGCGAGATCGCCGCCGATCCGGACGGGGCGCATCATCCGATCGCCGTGCTCTACCAGGACTTCCTGGTGCGCTGCCGGATGCGCCGGCTGCCGGGCGAACCCCTCGATCTCGGCCGCTTCCGCCGGCGGCTCGCCATCGCGCGGGCCGGCGTCGACGGCGAGGCGGCGGAGGGCGAGGAGGCCGATGCGGTGATGGCGGCCTGCGCCGGCCTGCCCGAGGAGGTCCAGGGCCTGTTCCTGCTGCTGGCGCGGGCCGCCCGGGCCGGGGCGCCGTGTCCCTCCGACGACGCGCTCGCGCGTGCCATCGGCTCGCGCTCGCCGGGCCGGGCGCGCCGCCTGCTCGCCTATGTCGAGAGCCGCGGTGCCGCCGTGTGCCGCACCGATTTCCGCGGCAACCGCGTCGTCGCCCTGCCGGCGCTCGGCTGCGAGACCGCCCCGGGCAACCCGAAGGGCGGCACGGAGGAGCCGGCCGGCCTGTTCGCCGCGGAATAG